A region of the Dickeya chrysanthemi NCPPB 402 genome:
CGGCCGCCGGCGAACGCTGGCAGGTAGCGTGCGCTTATGAGGAACGCATCCAGAAATTACTGCAGGACATCTTGCAGGAAGGCCGACAAAGCGGGGATTTTGAACGAAAAACGCCGCTTGATGAAACGGCAGCAGCGATTTATCTCGTCATGCGCCCTTATCTCAGCCCACTGATGTTGCAGTACAGTTTCGATTACATCGACGAAGCACCGGCGCAATTGTCCAGCCTGATACTGCGTAGCTTATCACCATAGTTCAGCAGCGAACACGAGATAGTGACTATTGACTAAATTGGTCACTTGATTGAAGATGGGTCTCCTGATTAATCCGTCAAGGGGACTCTACTTATGGCTCGTCGCCGCCTCCTTTCATTTGCAGTTATCTGCGCATTGCCGCTTGCCCTGGCCGCCTGCGGCGAAAAAACATCCTCCGACCCGCGAACGCAGGCGCCACTGGTACGATCCGCAACGATACAGGGCTCAGAGGTTGAGTCACGGACGTTCACCGGAACGATCGCCGCCAGAATAGAGAGTGATTTAGGGTTCCGGGTCTCCGGCAAAGTACTGGAACGGCTGGTCGATACCGGGCAAGCCGTGAAACGTGGTCAGCCGTTGATGCGCCTTGACCCCATCGATCTGGAACTCGCCGCTCGCGCGCAGCAGGAAGCGGTAGTCGCCGCCCGTGCGCGGGCGTTACAAACCGCAGAAGATGAAGCCCGCTACCGCGGCCTACGCGGAACCGGCGCGATATCGTCATCCGCTTACGACCAGGTGAAAGCAGCGGCAGACGCAGCCAAAGCCCAGCTCAGTGCAGCACAAGCCCAGGCCGACGTGGCCCGGAATGCCAGCCGTTATGCGGTATTAGTCGCCGATGGTGACGGCATCGTCATGGACACGCTGGCCGAACCGGGCCAGGTGGTCAGCGCCGGGCAAACCGTCGTACGTTTGGCTCAGGCCGGGCAGCGCGAAGCGATTATCCAGTTACCGGAAACGCTGCGCCCGGCGCTCGGTTCAACCGGGTTGGCAACACGCTTTGGCCAGGCTGGCGCCGGCAGTCCGGCCACCCTGCGGCAACTCTCCAACACGGCGGACAAGCTGACGCGCACATTCGAAGCGCGCTATGTACTGCAAGGCGAGCTGGCCAACGCACCGCTGGGAACCACGGTGATGATCCGGATCGCCGAAGAACAGGCAACGACGCAGGGAAGCCTGCAGGTGCCGCTGGCCGCCTTGTTTGACGCCGGCAAAGGGCCGGGCGTGTGGGTGATTCACGGCGAACCGGCAACGGTAACCTGGCGCCCGGTCGCCATTCAGACGATGAGCGACGACACCGCACGCGTCACCGGCCAGATACAACAAGGTGAACAGATCGTCGCGCTCGGCGCGCACCTGCTGCGCGAAGGCGAAGCGGTGCGGATCGCTGAGGTTGCTGCCGCCACGACTGCTGCGGCGGGAGGTCGCCCGTGAGTGAAAGCCGTTTCAATCTGTCGGCGCTCGCGGTACGCGAACGCGCCATTACGCTGTTTCTGATCTTCCTGATCTCCGTCGCCGGTATCCTCGCGTTCTTCCAACTCGGACGTGCGGAAGATCCGCCGTTTACCATCAAGCAGATGACGATCATCACCGCCTGGCCGGGAGCCACGGCGCAGGAGATGCAGGATCAGGTCGCCGAACCGCTGGAAAAACGCCTGCAGGAGCTGCGCTGGTATGACCGCGCGGAAACCTACACCCGTCCCGGTCTGGCTGTCACCATGCTTTCTCTGCTTGACAACGCACCGCCTTCAGAGATTCAGGAGGAGTTTTATCAGGCGCGTAAAAAGATGGGGGATGAAGCCAAAAAATTGCCTGCCGGCGTCGTCGGCCCCCTCATCAACGACGAATATGCCGACGTGACGTTCGCGCTATTTGCGCTCAAAGCCAAAGGCGAACCGCAGCGGCTGCTGGTACGGGATGCGGAAGCATTACGCCAGCAACTGCTGCACGTTCCCGGGGTGAAGAAGGTCAATATCATTGGCGAGCAACCCGAACGCATTTTCGTTTCGTTCTCCCATGATCGACTGGCTACGCTGGGCGTCACGCCGCAGGATATCTTCGCTGCGCTCAATAACCAGAACGTACTGACCCCGGCCGGCTCCATCGAGACCAAAGGGCCGCAGGTGTTTGTGCGCGTCGACGGCGCGTTCGATAACCTGGAGAAAATCCGCCAGACCCCTATCGTGGCGCAGGGACGGACGCTGAAGTTAGCAGATGTGGCCACCGTCGAGCGCGGTTATGAAGACCCTTCGACCTTCATGGTACGCAGCAACGGTGAACCGGCGCTGTTGCTGGGCGTCGTGATGCGTGACGACTGGAACGGGCTTAAGCTCGGCCAGGCGCTTGAAGCGGAAGTCACCAAGATCAACGCGGCGCTTCCCCTGGGCATGACCTTGAGCAAAGTGACCGATCAAGCCGTCAACATCAGTTCGGCGGTCGACGAGTTCATGGTCAAATTCTTCGTCGCTTTGCTGGTCGTGATGCTGGTGTGTTTTCTCAGCATGGGCTGGCGCGTCGGTATCGTGGTCGCCGCGGCGGTGCCGCTGACGCTGGCGGCGGTGTTCGTCATCATGGCCGCCACCGGCAAGAATTTTGACCGCATCACGCTGGGTTCGCTGATTCTGGCGCTGGGCTTGCTGGTGGATGACGCCATCATCGCCATCGAAATGATGGTGGTGAAAATGGAAGAAGGTTACAGCCGCATCAAAGCATCGGCCTATGCCTGGAGCCACACGGCGGCCCCGATGCTTTCCGGCACGCTGGTCACCGCCATCGGCTTTATGCCGAACGGGTTCGCCCGCTCCACCGCCGGTGAATACACCAGCAACATGTTCTGGATCGTCGGCATCGCGCTGATCGCTTCCTGGGTGGTAGCGGTAGCGTTTACCCCTTATCTGGGGGTGAAAATGCTGCCGGATATCAAGAAGGTCGAGGGCGGACACGACGCCATCTACAACACCCGTCACTACAACCGCTTTCGGCAGGTGCTGGGGCATGTCATTGCCCGCAAGTGGATCGTCGCCGGTGCGGTCATCACGCTGTTCGTGGTATCGGTGCTTGGCATGGGGGCTGTCAAGAAGCAGTTCTTCCCGGCGTCCGACCGGCCAGAGGTGCTTGTCGAAGTGCAGATGCCGTACGGCACCTCGATTGAACAAACCAGCACCGCCACCGCGAAAGTCGAAGCCTGGCTGGCGCAGCAGAAAGAAGCGCAGATCGTGACGTCCTACATCGGTCAGGGTGCGCCGCGTTTCTTCCTCGCTATGTCGCCTGAATTGCCTGATCCGTCGTTCGCCAAAATCGTGGTGCTGGCAGGTAACGATAAAGAGCGCGAAGCCCTCAAGTTCAGGTTGCGCGAGGCGATAGCCGGCGGCTTAGCGCCCGAAGCCCAGGTGCGTGTCACTCAGATCGTGTTTGGCCCGCCGTCGCCGTTCCCCGTCGCCTACCGCGTCATGGGGCCGGATCCGGACAAGCTGCGCGCCATCGCCGATGAAGTCGGGACAGTGATGCGCGCCAGCCCGATGATGCGCACCGTCAATACGGATTGGGGACCACGTGTTCCAACCTTGCACTTCACCCTCAATCAGGACCGTCTCCAGGCAGTAGGGCTGACCACCAACTCGGTGTCCTTGCAACTGCAATTCCTGCTGAGCGGCACCCCGCTGACAGAGGTGCGTGAAGATATTCGTTCGGTGCAGGTCGTTGGCCGCGCGGCGGGTGATATCCGCCTTGATCCCGCCAGGATCGCCGACTTTACGTTAGTCGGTTCCGCCGGGCAGCGCATCCCGTTGTCTCAGGTGGGGTCGGTCGATGTACGCATGGAAGACCCGATCCTGCGACGCCGTGACCGCACGCCGACTATCACGGTTCGCGGCGACATCGCCGAAGGACTGCAACCGCCGGATGTTTCCACCGCCATCATGACGCAGTTGCAACCTGTCATCGCGCGTCTTCCGGCAGGCTACCGGATCGAACAGGCCGGCTCGATCGAGGAATCCGCCAAGGCAACTGTCGCCATGCTGCCGCTGTTCCCGATCATGATCGCCCTCACGCTGCTCATCATCATTTTGCAGGTGCGCTCGATTGCGGCGATGGTGATGGTGTTCGCCACCAGTCCGCTGGGTTTGATCGGCGTGGTGCCGACTCTGCTGCTGTTCCAGCAACCGTTCGGCATCAACGCGCTGGTTGGCCTGATTGCGTTATCAGGGATCCTGATGCGTAACACGCTGATACTGATTGGGCAGATCCACCACAACGAACAGGAGGGCCTGGACCCGTTCCGTGCGGTCGTCGAAGCCACCGTACAGCGAGCCCGACCGGTGCTGCTGACGGCGCTGGCGGCAATTCTGGCGTTCATCCCGCTCACCCATTCGGTGTTCTGGGGAACGCTGGCCTACACACTGATCGGCGGCACCTTGGCCGGGACAATCCTGACGCTGGTGTTCCTGCCGGCCATGTATTCCATCTGGTTCAAGATCAGGGCGGTCCGTCATGCGTGATCGGTCCATCGATCCCTAATTATCTGATTTTAGAGGACTTACTATGTCAAAACAAAAGGTTGTGGTGGTTACCGGCGTCTCGTCAGGCATAGGACGTGCCGTAGCAAAGAAATTTGCCAGTCAGGGCTGTGTGGTCTTCGGCACCGTGCGCAACATCCACACCGCGAACGCATTGCCCGGTGTGGAACTGATCGAAATGGATGTGCGTGATGACGACGCCGTACAGCGCGGCATTCAGTCTATCATTGAGCGGGCTCAACGTATTGACGTGCTTATCAATAACGCAGGCACGAGCTTAGTCGGCGCGGTGGAAGAGACGTCGACGGCGGAAGCCGCCGCCCTGTTCGATACCAACGTGTTCAGTATTTTGCGCACGGTACAGGCGGTGCTGCCGCTCATGCGGGCGCAGGGTAGCGGGCGGATCGTCAATGTCAGTTCGGTGCTCGGTTTCCTCCCGGCGCCGTACATGGGGCTGTACTCCGCTTCCAAACATGCGGTGGAAGGGCTCACGGAAAGTCTGGATCACGAAGTACGCCAGTTTGGTATCCGCGTCACGCTGGTGGAACCGTCTTTCACCCGAACCAATCTGGATATCAATGCGCCGCAGACCAGCGCCAAACTCGACAGCTACGATCGCGAGCGGGGACAGGCATCACACGCCATCGTCAACAGCGTCAACAGTGCTCCCGACCCTGAAGGGGTGGCCGCCACGATTGTCGATGCCGCGCTGGGACCATGGCAGATGCGCCGCACACCGTCAGGGCAAGCCTCTCTGCTACGTAAACTGCGCCGCTTCATGCCTGCCGGACCGGTCGATTCCAGTTTGCGTAAAACCTTCGGGCTCAATTGACCATCTGTTTATACCCAAAATAATTCGAGTTGCAGGACAACACGCTCGCGTGTTGAACAACGCAAAGCGTTGGCCCGTCAGGACAAGACTCATTATGAGTCTTGTCACGCGGCAAGCGAGTGACAAATTCGTCGGGAACGAATTTGACCAGCCAACGGCTGGCCTCCGGTGAGAGACAGGATGTCTCTCATTTCATCCCGATGAGCTTACTCAGGTAAGTGATTCGGGTGAGCGACAAATCTGCCGGGAGCAGATTTGAACGCAGCTTGCTGCGGCCCTGAAAGGGCGAGGCCCAAGGAGGGGCCGAGTCACGCAGCCAACACACCTGCAACTTGAAGTATGACGGGTATAGCAATCATATCAATATGTTAGAGGTAAATACGCCATGAGTACGGGAAACGCTACACGTATCGTCGTGACAGGAACCGGTATTGTCGGGCCATTGGGATGTGGTACCGAAAACGTATGGTCCCGCCTGCTGGCCGGACAATCAGGTATTCGAACGTTACCCGCTGAGCTTACTGACGGCACTGGCACGTCGATCGGTGGGCGGGTGCCAGCTCGGGAGGAAGATCCACTGGCAGGCTATGACGCAGGAGACATTATTGCGCCCAAAGAGCGCAAGAAAATGGATCGTTTCATTGAGTTTGCGTTAATGGCCGCCAAAGAAGCGCTCTCTCAGGCGGGATGGAACCCTGCCGAAGAGTCTCAACGCCAGCGAACGGCCACGATCATTGCGTCCGGCGTCGGCGGGTTCGGCGCCATCGCCGAGGCGGTGCGTACCACCGACGAGCGGGGGCCACGTCGGCTGTCGCCATTTACCGCACCGTCCTTTCTCGCCAACATGGCGGCCGGCCATGTCTCTATCGCACATGGCTTCAAAGGGCCGCTGGGAACGCCGGTCACCGCCTGCGCGGCGGGTGTGCAAGCTATCGGCGATGCGGCACGGCTGATACGCAGTGGCGAAGCGGACATCGCCTTATGCGGCGGCACCGAGGCGGCGCTAGACCGCGTCGCACTCGGATGCTTTGCGGCGGCTCGGGCGCTATCGACCGCATTCAACGATCGCCCTCAGGAAGCCTCGCGCCCCTTTGACAGAGATCGGGACGGCTTTGTGATGGCCGAAGGCGCCGGGTTGCTGGTGATCGAATCGCTCGACCACGCACTGGCGCGCGGCGCGCGTCCGCTGGCGGAGCTGGTCGGCTACGGCACCAGCGCCGATGCCTACCATCTGACGGCCGGCCCGGAAGATGGCAACGGTGCGCAACGCGCGATGCAGCAAGCACTGCGACAAGCCGGCATCGCTCCCGGCGAGGTTCAGCACATCAACGCACATGCTACCTCTACGCCAGTCGGCGATCGGGGAGAGCTGAGCGCCATTCGTGCTGTGTTCGGAACCGACTCCAGCGTCGCGATCACATCAACCAAATCCAGTACCGGTCATTTACTGGGAGCGGCCGGCGGCATCGAGGCCATTTTCACGGTTCTGGCGTTGCGCGATCAAATCGTGCCCCCGACCCTCAACCTGACCCATCCGGATGAGCTGGCCAACGGCCTTGATCTGGTAACGACATCCGCACGGGCAATGCCGATGCAGTATGCCCTGTCGAATGGATTTGGGTTCGGCGGGGTGAACGCCTGCGTGCTGTTTCGTCGCTGGGAAGCGGAGTAAGAGGATCGCCTGGGCAGGCATTCATCAGGCGGAGCGCTGACACAACGCGCTCCGCCAAGTGTTATCAGGTCATCACCAAGCCAACATCAAGGGGATTGCTATGCGTAAAATTTGGTTTATCACCGGTGCCTCTCGCGGTTTCGGCCGTCGCTTTGTCGAAGCGGCACTGCAACGTGGCGATAAAGTCGCCGCCACCGCACGCACTACCGATTCATTGGCCGATCTGGTTGCGGCTCATGGCAGCGCGATTTTACCGTTATCGCTGGATGTGACCGATAAGTCGGCCGTAACCGACGCCATCAGTCAGGCGCACGCGCACTTCGGGCGGTTGGATGTCGTCGTCAACAATGCCGGTTATGGCGTTTTCGGCATGATTGAAGAGATGAGCGAGCAAGAGGTACGCACCCAATTCGACACCAACGTGCTGGGTACGCTGTGGGTGACGCAGGCAGCATTACCCTACCTGCGCGCTCAGGGCAGCGGCCATATCATCATGTTATCCAGCGTACTCGGCCTCGCCTCCTTCCCGACAACCGGCATCTACAGCGCGTCTAAAGCGTCTGTCGAAGCCTTTGCCGACGCGTTATCCCAGGAAGTCGCCGCCTTCGGCATTAACGTAACGATTGTCGAACCCGGCCCGTTCAGCACCGACTTTTCCGCTGCTGCGGTGTATGCCTCACCGCTGGAGTCTTACAGCGGAGTGCGTGATGCGTTTAACGCCAGTTTCTCCGCTATGCCGATCGCCGATCCCGATATCGTCGGCCCGGCGCTGCTGAAAGTGGTCGATGCCGACGACCCGCCGCTGCGGATCTTCTTTGGCCCGCTTGCCAGCCAGGTTATTCCGTATGTCTATGCCGAGCGGCTCAAGACATGGGAAGCCTGGGGAGATGTCGGCACCGGCGCCGATACCCAGCACAGCTAACCGTTTCTTTGTCAGCCTGGGCGTGAAACTCGTCGTTCACGCTCAGGCCCTGTGCCATTTGCCTAATCCATTGGAATAAAAAGCATGAGCAGTACACCGGCTTAACCAACCCGTCTTCCGTATCTGTTGCAAGCCCATCATCAGACACGCTGCTATCTACGCTGGCGGGCTCATGGGGAAAGGTTGCCTCTGCGCTTCCCCCCGGCTCTATTTAGCCTGGCGCCCGCGTGCGGCCGGCCGCTTCGGTATCGTGCCGCCATACACCTGCCACCACGCCGTCAACGCCTCCATCGTCGGCCCCAGTCCGCGAGCCTTCTCGGTGATTTCATATTCGACGCGCGGCGGTACTTCTGCGAAGACCGTGCGTGATACCAGCCCATCCGCTTCCAGTTCACGAAGCTGAGCCGTCAGCATGTGCTGCGTGATACCGGGAATGGCTTTGCGCAATTCACCAAAACGGTAGATTCGCTGGCTGAGCAACCACATGATCTCCAGCTTCCATTTCCCCGAGAGCAGCGCGAATGCCCGACGCATTTCTTCATGCATATTGATCTCTTCACCTTCATTAGTATGGTTTTCCATACTTATCACCACTTTTTCATCCTACTTGCGAATTATCATCTTAGACGACATTCTTGCCGCTTGTCGCATCCCAAACATGAATGTGAGAACCTTATGGCCGCTACCTATACTTATTGGATCAGTACCGTTCTACTCTCTCTGCTCTATTTCACGTCAGCCGCGCTATATGTCGCGAAGAGCGCCGATGTTCGAAAGATACAGGCGGAGTTGGGCTATTCCGCTTCCTATCTCGTTCCCTTCATGATCGTGGTAAAAGTACTGGGCCCGATTGCGATTCTGTCACGCTTCAATGTGGCACTCAGCGATCTTGCGTATGCCGGCATCTTGTATCACCTGATTTTATCCGGACTCGCACACCTTGGTGTTCACAAACCCAAAGGCGCCATTCCGGCGGCCGTAGGGCTCATCCTTCTGGCTGCCTCTTTCGCGACACAAAACGTTGCTCGCGAACCTTCATCGCCCTACGCACCTGTTGCAATAGCAATCCAGGCGCTTCGTTAACTAAAAGACCTGGCCGCTCCACCGGCAACATACCTTCCATTTCCCCGAGGTTTAACATGAAAATAACCCTTTTCGGTGCAACCGGAAAAACCGGCAGCTATCTGATTGATGAAGGATTAAAGCGCGGCATGGATATGACGGTCTTTGCCCGACCGAACAGCCCATTTGAAAACGCCAACGTACGTGTCATACATGGAGAACTCACCGACAGAGATCGTCTAAGAGAGGCTATTTCGGGTGCTGATGCGGTGTTGTCGGCGCTCGGCCCGACTTCACTAAAACACCCCAAAAACTGGCCGATTACCAGCGCCATGAGCGCTATCACCGCGGTCATGAAGCAGGAAGGCGTAAAGCGCCTGATTGCTGTATCAACCGGTACAGCCCCAGATCCTGAAGACCGATTTGATCTAAAAATCAGATTCCCGGCGTTACTTATCCGGTTTGCTATGCCCGGCTCCTTTCAGGACATTATCGGACTGGCAAACACGATACGCGCTTCGGAGCTGGACTGGACGATGGTCCGTGTGGCATTCCTGAAAAATACGCCGGCGTCAAACCGCCTGAATGTCGGGCTGTATGGACGCACAATACATTCGCAGACGGTCTCTCGTCAGGATGTTGCCATATTTATGTTCGACCAAATCTCGAACCCCGAATTTGTTAATCAGGCACCCGGCATCAGCTCACGATAGCCTGATCGGGTATACCTGAGTGATATCAAGATGATTCAGATTACGTTTTTCGTGACGCCATCATCATTCCGCCACGAGGATGAGCTCGTGGCGTGCCGTTATCTGCGCCCTAATCTGCGCCCTATGGATTGCGCATCCAACAACACCCGCCCAGTGATTCACAATGCAAAAGCAGCCTCTTCGTCTTACCGCACATAGATATTCACAATTCTTACACCCTGAAAACAAAATAATAACATTTTATTATTATTTCACGATAACTTAACGTCCGTTTTCCGGATGTGGGGCTGAGTGATGATGCAATGTCTGGCGTATTGCCTGTCTTCACTAACAACCGCGATAAACGCGGTGTTGCATACGCTCCGGAAATACGGCCCGCTATGTCCAAATTAACAGGGCGACTCAACGTGGTATCAACTCATTTCCTGCTACGGGTAATGATATGCATACCGCAATATTTACATTCATTTTTATACGGTTAAAAAAGGTGTTATTGCATATGCTCAGAAAACTATCTCTCCTGAAAATCATCGTTATTTTTACTATCTCACCGTTTGCATTCGCCAAACAGGACGTCATTCGTATTGGCGTCGATTTGACTTTTCCCCCCTTTCAAATGCGGGATGAACATGGCAACCCGGCAGGGTTTGATATCGATATAACCGATGCTATCTGTAAATCAGTCAATGCAAAATGCGACTATATCGTAAACACATTCGATGCCCAGATTCCGGCCCTGCTCGCCAAAAAAATAGACGTTATTTCACCACTTGGCGTCACGAAAAAGAGAAAAGAATCGATAGATTTCAGCGACTATGCTTTTCATATACCGACCCGATTTGTTGCAAGGAAAGAAACGAACCTGCTTCCCCAGGTCGACATACTGCGAGGGAAAAATATAGCGGTACAACAAGGCACCATTCAGGAAGCCTACGCCAACAAACACTGGCGGCCTGCGGGGGTTAACGTTATAACCTACCCTGATCAGGAAGCGATTTACGAAGATTTATATGCCGGGAGGGTTGATGGCGCGCTGTGCCCATCGGTTGCTCTGACATTCGAATTCCTGCAAACCCCGGAAGGTAAGGATTTTGAGTTAAAAGGCCCGGAAGTAACCGATACGGATTTGTTCAGTATCGGCTCAGCATACGGTATACGCAAAGGCGATACGGAAACGAAGGAGATGTTAAATCTGGGCTTGAAAAACATAATGAACAACGGCGAATTTTCCCGTATCAAAAAACGGTATTTCGGCGATATTGATTTAAGCGTAAAAGAATAACGTCAGTCACAGTTAACCGATTCCTTGATTAATACTGAACTATTCCTTTCCGGTTCAATCACTCCCCCGGCCTGTAAAAGGCCGGGAAGAAGCAAGACGCCACAGTGCCGAAGCCTGTCGTTTGAGAAAAATCATGTCCAGGGTTATTCGGATAACGCTGTTTTATTATCGTTAATCTCACAATCTGGATGATTCAAAATATCACCCCATGCAGTGCCGTTCTGACCACAATACCGAACAGCGCCCCCAATGCGGCGTAACGGAACAGGCGAGTAAAACGGGAGCCGACACCGAGAAAAATACCGATCCCCGGCAAATCAAAGGTCTGAATCAGTAAACCAGCGGACGCATTGATCTGACTGACGCTCATCTTTCCTTGCTGAATCAGGTCCGATACCACGCCGAAATAAGCGGTGCCGCCCGCCAGACATTTCACCAGCGTCGGCATCACGAAAACCGGAGAAATATGGGCGGCGGCCAACAACGGCGAGAAGAAACGCTCAAGCGCCGCCACTGCGCCGGCGGCCTCCAGTATGCCGACAATCGTCATGGAGAGAATCAGCATCGGTACTGACCCCAGCGCCAGCCTGATGGCGTCCGCCCCGGCACTGTTAATAATACCGATAATGCCTCTGGCGGCCGTTTCATCGGCAGAGATCTCGCTGGAACGGCGGCTTTCCTCGATAGAGAGTTTGCGTCCCAGCACGTGGTAGGTCAGCGCGGCGGCGGCCAGACCGCCGATCATCGATATGACAATCGCCGCCGCCCAGTGCAGGCCAAACGGCGTCAGCGGATAAAATACGTTGCCCTGCCCCATGGCAAACACCATCGCCAGCGTCGCCGCCATATGACGATCAGATACGCCGCGTTTTTCCATCATCGCCAGCGTGGCCAGCGGCGCGGCAAAACTGACGAAATTAAGCTGAATTAACGCAAAGGTGCTCATCCCGGTGAGCCCAAAAGGCTTGAGGATGGGGGCCATCCAGCGCACCAACGCATCGACAACGCCTTTCACTTCCAGAAACCGCATGATGACCAGCATCACCACCATAATCGGCAACAGTGTATACAGTGCAACGTCAACGGAGGCTTTCCCCGATGACATGATAATTCCAATCACGTTCATGTAATGTCCCTGCTCGGGTGAAACGGCTCCGGTTGCCGCCGCCGGCGCGCCCCGGATTTCGTCCGGTTATTTTCGTGACAATCATCACAATATTCCACAACGTTTTTTACCTGCCTGCCATCGAATCACCACTAAAATTCGCGGCAACGACGGACGGATAACCCATCGCGTACTTGTCTGTCATAATTCGGTTTTTTCCCTATGGACGTTGCGCTACCATGGCCGCCACGTTGTTTTTGACTGAATTATATGGATATCTGATGCGTCGCCTGGTTGCTGTTTTCCCGTTG
Encoded here:
- a CDS encoding efflux RND transporter periplasmic adaptor subunit codes for the protein MARRRLLSFAVICALPLALAACGEKTSSDPRTQAPLVRSATIQGSEVESRTFTGTIAARIESDLGFRVSGKVLERLVDTGQAVKRGQPLMRLDPIDLELAARAQQEAVVAARARALQTAEDEARYRGLRGTGAISSSAYDQVKAAADAAKAQLSAAQAQADVARNASRYAVLVADGDGIVMDTLAEPGQVVSAGQTVVRLAQAGQREAIIQLPETLRPALGSTGLATRFGQAGAGSPATLRQLSNTADKLTRTFEARYVLQGELANAPLGTTVMIRIAEEQATTQGSLQVPLAALFDAGKGPGVWVIHGEPATVTWRPVAIQTMSDDTARVTGQIQQGEQIVALGAHLLREGEAVRIAEVAAATTAAAGGRP
- a CDS encoding efflux RND transporter permease subunit, giving the protein MSESRFNLSALAVRERAITLFLIFLISVAGILAFFQLGRAEDPPFTIKQMTIITAWPGATAQEMQDQVAEPLEKRLQELRWYDRAETYTRPGLAVTMLSLLDNAPPSEIQEEFYQARKKMGDEAKKLPAGVVGPLINDEYADVTFALFALKAKGEPQRLLVRDAEALRQQLLHVPGVKKVNIIGEQPERIFVSFSHDRLATLGVTPQDIFAALNNQNVLTPAGSIETKGPQVFVRVDGAFDNLEKIRQTPIVAQGRTLKLADVATVERGYEDPSTFMVRSNGEPALLLGVVMRDDWNGLKLGQALEAEVTKINAALPLGMTLSKVTDQAVNISSAVDEFMVKFFVALLVVMLVCFLSMGWRVGIVVAAAVPLTLAAVFVIMAATGKNFDRITLGSLILALGLLVDDAIIAIEMMVVKMEEGYSRIKASAYAWSHTAAPMLSGTLVTAIGFMPNGFARSTAGEYTSNMFWIVGIALIASWVVAVAFTPYLGVKMLPDIKKVEGGHDAIYNTRHYNRFRQVLGHVIARKWIVAGAVITLFVVSVLGMGAVKKQFFPASDRPEVLVEVQMPYGTSIEQTSTATAKVEAWLAQQKEAQIVTSYIGQGAPRFFLAMSPELPDPSFAKIVVLAGNDKEREALKFRLREAIAGGLAPEAQVRVTQIVFGPPSPFPVAYRVMGPDPDKLRAIADEVGTVMRASPMMRTVNTDWGPRVPTLHFTLNQDRLQAVGLTTNSVSLQLQFLLSGTPLTEVREDIRSVQVVGRAAGDIRLDPARIADFTLVGSAGQRIPLSQVGSVDVRMEDPILRRRDRTPTITVRGDIAEGLQPPDVSTAIMTQLQPVIARLPAGYRIEQAGSIEESAKATVAMLPLFPIMIALTLLIIILQVRSIAAMVMVFATSPLGLIGVVPTLLLFQQPFGINALVGLIALSGILMRNTLILIGQIHHNEQEGLDPFRAVVEATVQRARPVLLTALAAILAFIPLTHSVFWGTLAYTLIGGTLAGTILTLVFLPAMYSIWFKIRAVRHA
- a CDS encoding oxidoreductase is translated as MSKQKVVVVTGVSSGIGRAVAKKFASQGCVVFGTVRNIHTANALPGVELIEMDVRDDDAVQRGIQSIIERAQRIDVLINNAGTSLVGAVEETSTAEAAALFDTNVFSILRTVQAVLPLMRAQGSGRIVNVSSVLGFLPAPYMGLYSASKHAVEGLTESLDHEVRQFGIRVTLVEPSFTRTNLDINAPQTSAKLDSYDRERGQASHAIVNSVNSAPDPEGVAATIVDAALGPWQMRRTPSGQASLLRKLRRFMPAGPVDSSLRKTFGLN
- the fabF gene encoding beta-ketoacyl-ACP synthase II; protein product: MSTGNATRIVVTGTGIVGPLGCGTENVWSRLLAGQSGIRTLPAELTDGTGTSIGGRVPAREEDPLAGYDAGDIIAPKERKKMDRFIEFALMAAKEALSQAGWNPAEESQRQRTATIIASGVGGFGAIAEAVRTTDERGPRRLSPFTAPSFLANMAAGHVSIAHGFKGPLGTPVTACAAGVQAIGDAARLIRSGEADIALCGGTEAALDRVALGCFAAARALSTAFNDRPQEASRPFDRDRDGFVMAEGAGLLVIESLDHALARGARPLAELVGYGTSADAYHLTAGPEDGNGAQRAMQQALRQAGIAPGEVQHINAHATSTPVGDRGELSAIRAVFGTDSSVAITSTKSSTGHLLGAAGGIEAIFTVLALRDQIVPPTLNLTHPDELANGLDLVTTSARAMPMQYALSNGFGFGGVNACVLFRRWEAE
- a CDS encoding SDR family NAD(P)-dependent oxidoreductase; translated protein: MRKIWFITGASRGFGRRFVEAALQRGDKVAATARTTDSLADLVAAHGSAILPLSLDVTDKSAVTDAISQAHAHFGRLDVVVNNAGYGVFGMIEEMSEQEVRTQFDTNVLGTLWVTQAALPYLRAQGSGHIIMLSSVLGLASFPTTGIYSASKASVEAFADALSQEVAAFGINVTIVEPGPFSTDFSAAAVYASPLESYSGVRDAFNASFSAMPIADPDIVGPALLKVVDADDPPLRIFFGPLASQVIPYVYAERLKTWEAWGDVGTGADTQHS
- a CDS encoding winged helix-turn-helix transcriptional regulator gives rise to the protein MENHTNEGEEINMHEEMRRAFALLSGKWKLEIMWLLSQRIYRFGELRKAIPGITQHMLTAQLRELEADGLVSRTVFAEVPPRVEYEITEKARGLGPTMEALTAWWQVYGGTIPKRPAARGRQAK
- a CDS encoding DoxX family protein is translated as MAATYTYWISTVLLSLLYFTSAALYVAKSADVRKIQAELGYSASYLVPFMIVVKVLGPIAILSRFNVALSDLAYAGILYHLILSGLAHLGVHKPKGAIPAAVGLILLAASFATQNVAREPSSPYAPVAIAIQALR
- a CDS encoding NAD(P)-dependent oxidoreductase; the protein is MKITLFGATGKTGSYLIDEGLKRGMDMTVFARPNSPFENANVRVIHGELTDRDRLREAISGADAVLSALGPTSLKHPKNWPITSAMSAITAVMKQEGVKRLIAVSTGTAPDPEDRFDLKIRFPALLIRFAMPGSFQDIIGLANTIRASELDWTMVRVAFLKNTPASNRLNVGLYGRTIHSQTVSRQDVAIFMFDQISNPEFVNQAPGISSR